From the genome of Ornithobacterium rhinotracheale, one region includes:
- a CDS encoding 3-deoxy-D-manno-octulosonic acid transferase, translating into MQKIYTLGVRAMSLGMKIASKFNEKAQKAIVGRGNVWQYLTQKITPNDDWVWVHCSSLGEFEQGRPVIEAIKEKYPKAKIAVSFFSPSGYEVRKNYAEADAVFYLPFDTPENAQKLIKILKPKLWVLVKYDYWYNFLSEYKKEGVPIIVISAIFRENQSYFKSYGKFFAQKLKNDLAHFFVQNQESVDLLSQIGISNASAVGDTRFDRVKKVADQAERLPWVETFKQDKKLFVVGSSWKEDEDFWVKWMNEECPLDWKIIIAPHEMNEKSILALKERFKDEVATYQKQENLEQAKILIVDAIGFLSEIYAYADIAYVGGGFNKSGVHNTLEPAVFGVPVVIGQNYAKFQEVKDLMAEGALFSVSDYVQFQKIIKKLISEDLAIYKMKTQAVFDRNLGATQKIMQWIEENRVI; encoded by the coding sequence ATGCAAAAAATCTACACACTCGGCGTTCGCGCCATGTCGCTTGGAATGAAAATCGCATCGAAATTTAACGAAAAGGCGCAAAAAGCCATAGTGGGAAGAGGGAATGTTTGGCAATATTTAACTCAAAAAATCACACCAAATGATGATTGGGTGTGGGTGCACTGCAGTTCGCTAGGCGAGTTTGAGCAGGGGCGTCCCGTGATAGAGGCGATTAAAGAAAAATACCCAAAAGCAAAAATTGCTGTTTCATTTTTTTCGCCATCAGGTTACGAAGTGCGAAAAAACTATGCAGAAGCCGATGCTGTGTTTTATTTGCCCTTTGATACGCCCGAAAATGCACAGAAATTAATTAAAATTCTAAAACCAAAACTTTGGGTATTGGTGAAATACGATTATTGGTACAATTTCTTGAGCGAATATAAAAAAGAGGGTGTCCCGATTATTGTGATTTCGGCAATTTTTAGAGAAAATCAATCTTACTTTAAGTCGTATGGAAAGTTTTTTGCCCAAAAATTAAAAAACGATTTAGCTCATTTTTTTGTTCAAAATCAAGAATCGGTGGATTTGTTGTCTCAAATCGGGATTTCGAATGCGAGTGCGGTGGGCGATACACGATTTGACCGAGTGAAAAAAGTCGCAGACCAAGCCGAAAGATTACCTTGGGTAGAAACTTTTAAGCAAGATAAAAAACTTTTCGTGGTGGGGAGTTCATGGAAAGAGGATGAGGATTTTTGGGTGAAATGGATGAACGAAGAATGTCCACTTGATTGGAAAATCATTATTGCTCCGCACGAAATGAATGAAAAGTCTATTTTAGCCTTAAAAGAAAGGTTTAAAGACGAGGTGGCGACTTACCAAAAGCAGGAAAATTTAGAGCAAGCTAAAATTTTAATAGTCGATGCGATTGGATTTTTAAGCGAAATTTACGCCTATGCAGACATTGCTTATGTAGGCGGAGGGTTTAATAAAAGTGGCGTGCACAATACGCTGGAGCCTGCCGTGTTTGGCGTGCCTGTCGTGATTGGGCAGAATTATGCTAAATTTCAAGAAGTGAAAGATTTAATGGCGGAAGGGGCACTCTTTTCGGTAAGTGATTATGTGCAATTTCAAAAAATCATCAAAAAATTGATTTCTGAAGATTTAGCGATTTATAAAATGAAAACGCAAGCGGTCTTTGATAGAAATCTCGGTGCAACCCAGAAAATCATGCAGTGGATTGAGGAAAACCGAGTGATTTAG
- a CDS encoding DUF3127 domain-containing protein, which produces MEVVGKVKKILEPQTFNSGFTKQEVVILTQEQYPQTLAIEFLQDKVSLLTNIKEGDDVKISINLRGREWVNPEGVTKYFNSITGWRIEPLVPATQAAAVATSAVEPTPPSADSFNQNFNDLNAGDDVDDLPF; this is translated from the coding sequence ATGGAAGTCGTAGGAAAAGTAAAAAAAATATTGGAACCACAAACATTTAATAGTGGTTTTACTAAGCAAGAGGTAGTAATTTTGACACAGGAGCAGTATCCGCAGACACTTGCTATTGAGTTTTTGCAGGATAAAGTGAGCTTACTTACCAATATAAAGGAAGGAGATGATGTGAAGATCTCAATCAACTTAAGAGGTAGGGAATGGGTGAACCCTGAAGGGGTGACTAAATACTTCAATTCCATCACAGGGTGGAGAATAGAGCCATTAGTGCCCGCTACACAGGCCGCGGCAGTAGCAACTTCGGCAGTAGAGCCTACTCCTCCGTCAGCAGATTCTTTTAATCAGAATTTCAATGATTTAAACGCTGGTGATGATGTGGATGATCTTCCTTTCTAA
- a CDS encoding outer membrane beta-barrel protein, producing the protein MKKTIICSALAFLGIQANAQVEDVSVTLSPTASYNWFDNNSAIKDGLMIGGRVGFGFGEYFELRALYEKSVDLKSEIDKLDIKGEDWKKFTEKFESRNVDVERIGGEMKANIPTGGALAPYVTLGSGVQKLKHDDLEDEQIYLSLGLGTKVNLSDRVVLNLEGKNTAYNLNKANVLFQEAGKSELEKALGDSKDDRMYNWAVLAGLQFYLGGREPGSLTELDRAYLRKFSGGLSGFKFVVEPGVAQIKFNDDLNLRDTYLVGGTAGFDFNQFVGLRGFYYQATQDEEFKKFDDLAMYGADIVARLNVARGLTPYITLGGGYLNAYSTYEGRDAARDIEDPSSYFVKGGLGLNVPLGQHLDIFGAANLLYTTATKPQNIQKPSELKQSQMYNVGLRFKLGAPAKEDQVLERKLGAESQVYKDRIAELEAELQKAYKDNDSDKAVRVIKEKQKIEKGYKNTNKVVLTPQELEDLVEKTIDQVNEKYASPKAKKNFGNKAQKADELKKLLLEVNRSDYKNYQTSQGVNLQNSATQEILNELRELSSKVDRNTNEISKLAGVASADNTVVVPATNTAAPAVEQGATTPVPAVVNEDGETGVVKSLFVNNGISIDAGAIFGGGTTGEVGIRGHYGFTNTNWEFQPSLYVGVAGDGAFGANANLLYKFNIDRGFIVQPYLGAGLGYNKLDDESKFGANLVVGTSFNVLDGKLYVDYTALNLADFNKISVGYKFGL; encoded by the coding sequence ATGAAAAAAACAATTATTTGTTCTGCTTTGGCATTTCTTGGAATCCAAGCTAACGCGCAAGTTGAAGATGTAAGCGTAACGCTTTCACCTACTGCTAGCTACAACTGGTTTGATAACAATTCAGCAATCAAAGATGGTTTGATGATTGGAGGTAGAGTTGGTTTTGGCTTCGGAGAATACTTTGAGCTTAGAGCACTTTACGAAAAATCAGTAGATCTTAAATCTGAAATTGATAAGCTTGATATCAAAGGAGAGGATTGGAAAAAATTCACTGAAAAATTCGAGTCTAGAAATGTAGATGTAGAAAGAATTGGAGGTGAAATGAAAGCTAACATTCCTACAGGTGGTGCTTTAGCTCCGTATGTGACTTTAGGGTCTGGGGTTCAGAAGCTTAAGCATGATGATTTGGAAGACGAACAAATTTACTTAAGCTTAGGTCTAGGTACTAAAGTTAATTTAAGCGATCGTGTTGTTTTAAACCTAGAAGGTAAAAACACAGCTTACAACTTGAATAAAGCAAATGTTTTATTCCAAGAAGCTGGTAAGTCCGAACTAGAAAAAGCCCTAGGAGATTCTAAAGATGATAGAATGTACAACTGGGCAGTATTAGCCGGATTACAGTTTTACTTAGGCGGCAGAGAGCCAGGATCTCTTACAGAATTAGACAGAGCTTATTTGAGAAAATTCTCAGGCGGATTGAGCGGATTTAAATTTGTAGTAGAGCCAGGTGTGGCGCAAATTAAATTCAATGATGATTTAAACCTAAGAGATACTTACTTAGTAGGGGGTACCGCAGGTTTTGACTTTAATCAATTCGTGGGATTGAGAGGATTCTACTATCAAGCAACTCAGGACGAGGAGTTTAAGAAATTTGATGATTTAGCAATGTACGGTGCTGATATCGTAGCTAGATTAAATGTAGCCAGAGGCTTGACACCATACATCACCCTAGGTGGAGGTTACTTAAACGCGTATTCAACCTATGAAGGGAGAGATGCCGCACGCGACATTGAAGACCCTAGCAGCTACTTTGTAAAAGGAGGTTTAGGATTAAATGTTCCACTAGGGCAACACCTAGATATCTTTGGGGCAGCAAACTTGCTTTACACCACTGCTACAAAACCTCAAAACATTCAAAAACCAAGCGAGCTTAAACAAAGCCAAATGTATAATGTAGGTTTAAGATTTAAGCTAGGAGCGCCGGCCAAAGAAGACCAAGTTTTAGAAAGAAAATTAGGCGCAGAAAGCCAAGTGTACAAAGATAGAATCGCAGAGCTAGAAGCAGAATTGCAAAAAGCTTATAAAGATAACGATTCAGACAAAGCTGTGCGCGTAATCAAAGAAAAACAAAAAATAGAAAAAGGCTACAAGAATACTAATAAAGTAGTTTTAACCCCTCAGGAGCTAGAAGATTTGGTAGAAAAGACAATCGACCAAGTTAATGAAAAATACGCTAGCCCAAAGGCAAAAAAAAACTTTGGAAATAAAGCGCAAAAAGCAGATGAATTAAAGAAACTTTTGCTAGAAGTAAACAGAAGTGATTACAAAAACTACCAAACAAGCCAAGGTGTAAACCTTCAGAATTCAGCTACTCAAGAAATCTTAAATGAGCTTAGAGAGCTAAGCAGCAAAGTGGATAGAAATACCAATGAGATTTCTAAACTTGCAGGAGTTGCCTCAGCAGATAATACCGTAGTAGTGCCAGCTACAAATACAGCAGCACCCGCGGTGGAGCAAGGAGCAACAACACCAGTTCCAGCAGTAGTTAATGAAGATGGCGAAACAGGCGTTGTGAAATCATTGTTTGTAAATAACGGTATCTCAATCGATGCAGGAGCCATCTTTGGTGGAGGCACCACAGGAGAAGTGGGCATTAGAGGACACTATGGATTTACCAATACAAATTGGGAGTTCCAACCAAGCCTTTATGTAGGCGTAGCGGGAGATGGTGCATTCGGTGCTAATGCTAATTTGCTTTACAAATTTAACATTGATAGAGGCTTCATCGTTCAGCCATATTTAGGAGCAGGCTTAGGCTATAATAAGCTAGATGATGAATCTAAATTTGGCGCAAACTTGGTAGTAGGTACTTCATTCAATGTATTAGATGGTAAATTATATGTTGATTACACCGCTTTAAACCTTGCAGATTTCAATAAAATCTCTGTGGGCTATAAATTCGGATTATAA
- a CDS encoding permease-like cell division protein FtsX: protein MNKYKVLGLSFLLAIGFTGNAQQNKKSKQKYSADSQIVMSKDELKSFLQMVAEKRIEQIKRFEKQDSISYYVGSFSEVPVQKSQKAKKSCGSCQKNDLASQVQKVNDRLDNLMLALIGKGGASNIVVPGQGGALSLDNNDATTSQISALERKIDSLRGLQSASYISPERRSALEELLAKYKNFKKQVYFANNSYAVSQEDIAYINEVAKVLKQNPELSVVLEGYASNVGSAAYNNQLSMRRAEAITKALVDRGVSRNRLYSAFFGIDKNVPAEKARRVDMTVVIK, encoded by the coding sequence ATGAATAAATATAAAGTTTTAGGTCTTAGCTTTTTGCTAGCAATCGGGTTCACTGGTAATGCTCAACAAAACAAAAAGAGCAAACAAAAATATTCAGCTGATAGCCAGATTGTGATGTCAAAAGATGAGCTTAAATCTTTCTTGCAGATGGTGGCAGAAAAAAGAATTGAACAAATCAAAAGATTTGAAAAGCAAGATTCTATCAGCTACTATGTGGGGAGCTTCAGCGAAGTGCCTGTACAAAAATCACAAAAGGCTAAAAAGTCTTGTGGTTCTTGCCAAAAGAATGATTTAGCTAGTCAAGTACAAAAAGTTAATGACAGATTAGACAATCTTATGCTAGCTTTGATTGGAAAAGGAGGAGCGTCTAATATAGTAGTGCCAGGACAAGGAGGAGCGTTAAGCTTAGATAATAATGATGCTACTACTTCTCAAATCTCAGCATTAGAGCGAAAAATAGATTCGCTTAGAGGGTTGCAGAGTGCCTCATACATCTCGCCAGAGCGCCGCTCAGCATTAGAGGAGCTACTTGCCAAGTATAAGAATTTCAAAAAACAAGTTTACTTTGCCAATAATTCTTATGCCGTATCTCAAGAAGATATAGCATACATCAACGAGGTAGCAAAAGTACTTAAGCAAAACCCAGAGCTTTCCGTAGTCTTAGAAGGATATGCAAGCAATGTAGGGAGTGCAGCGTACAACAATCAGCTATCTATGAGACGCGCAGAGGCTATCACCAAGGCATTGGTAGATAGAGGTGTTTCTAGAAATAGATTATATTCAGCCTTCTTCGGGATTGATAAAAATGTCCCAGCTGAAAAAGCAAGAAGAGTGGATATGACGGTGGTAATTAAGTAA
- the purN gene encoding phosphoribosylglycinamide formyltransferase, which produces MKIAVLVSGSGSNLQAIIDAVQQKRLTEVEIACVIADRNCYAMERALDAELPTWFVDKKEEDINTAIDEICEENKVDLIVLAGFLSILNADFCQKWDKKIINLHPSLLPKFGGKGMHGMRVHQAVIAAGEQESGASVHYVTAGIDEGEVIAQMRFDIPQGSDVAFVAGKISEIEKPLLISVIDKLSKKY; this is translated from the coding sequence ATGAAAATCGCCGTTTTAGTTTCAGGAAGTGGGAGCAACCTCCAAGCCATCATCGATGCCGTGCAGCAAAAACGCCTTACCGAGGTGGAAATCGCCTGCGTAATTGCCGATAGAAATTGCTACGCAATGGAGCGCGCCCTTGACGCGGAGCTGCCCACTTGGTTTGTAGATAAAAAGGAGGAGGATATTAATACTGCAATCGATGAAATTTGCGAGGAAAATAAGGTGGATTTAATTGTTTTAGCTGGTTTTCTCTCTATTTTAAACGCGGATTTTTGCCAAAAGTGGGATAAAAAAATCATTAATCTTCACCCCTCGCTATTGCCTAAATTCGGAGGCAAAGGTATGCACGGAATGCGTGTGCACCAAGCTGTGATAGCTGCTGGCGAGCAAGAAAGTGGAGCAAGCGTGCATTATGTTACCGCTGGGATTGATGAGGGCGAGGTGATTGCTCAAATGCGTTTTGACATTCCACAGGGGAGCGATGTTGCCTTTGTGGCAGGGAAAATTTCAGAAATTGAAAAACCTCTACTAATTTCTGTTATTGATAAATTGTCTAAAAAATATTAA